The proteins below are encoded in one region of Tolumonas auensis DSM 9187:
- a CDS encoding DJ-1 family glyoxalase III, with translation MMSKRALVIIAPGCEEIETVTSIDTLVRGNVKVTVASINPNKQREVVASRGVHLVADHLLEEVAHETFDAIVLPGGLPGAEYLRDNPLVIELLKKQHAKDLWRAAICATPAFVLAHHNLIGDALVTGYPGTEGQLPAAQVRKDRVVVDKPNKLITSQGPATSIDFALAIVAALQGRETADKVRKDMLA, from the coding sequence ATGATGAGCAAAAGAGCACTGGTTATTATCGCTCCTGGCTGCGAAGAAATAGAAACCGTGACGAGTATTGATACGTTAGTCCGCGGTAATGTCAAAGTCACCGTGGCATCCATTAACCCGAACAAACAACGCGAAGTGGTGGCTTCCCGCGGTGTTCATCTTGTGGCCGATCATCTGCTGGAAGAGGTGGCACACGAGACGTTCGATGCCATTGTATTGCCGGGTGGTTTACCGGGCGCTGAATATCTGCGTGATAATCCGCTGGTGATTGAATTGCTGAAGAAGCAGCATGCCAAAGATCTGTGGCGGGCAGCTATCTGTGCCACACCCGCTTTTGTATTGGCTCACCATAATCTGATTGGCGATGCACTGGTCACTGGCTATCCCGGCACTGAAGGTCAACTGCCGGCGGCGCAGGTACGTAAAGATCGCGTTGTCGTCGATAAGCCGAATAAACTGATCACCAGTCAGGGGCCGGCAACCAGTATTGATTTCGCACTGGCAATTGTTGCCGCGCTGCAAGGCCGGGAAACTGCCGATAAAGTACGCAAGGATATGCTGGCCTAG
- a CDS encoding ketopantoate reductase family protein, with product MQWTILGAGAVGSLFATHLLRIGQKVNLLDTRQAHRQQSCPMTLALLDSSSFTCELPCIGYQDLSQIGCLLVTTKVWQVIPALQPLVGGLPESCPVILLHNGMGTTEWLVEHFPHNPLLAGVTSCGALKKDSNHISHTGFGETWLGALNPAGEQWQALVPPLAEALGHAGWSEQISERQWRKLVVNAIINPLTAAYNQPNGVLLQHQHEVEALCQELHPLLLQQGFNESVAEWCDLVLQVVERTAQNYSSMQQDLAYQRKTEIDYITGYLLQQAEKQGLELPRHRALYLKVKVLESQHTTS from the coding sequence ATGCAATGGACAATCCTGGGAGCCGGCGCGGTTGGCTCGTTGTTTGCCACTCATTTGCTGCGTATCGGCCAGAAAGTAAATCTGCTGGATACCCGTCAGGCGCACCGGCAACAGTCGTGTCCTATGACGCTGGCGTTATTAGACAGTTCCTCTTTTACCTGTGAACTGCCCTGCATCGGCTATCAGGATTTATCACAGATCGGTTGTCTGCTGGTGACAACCAAAGTCTGGCAAGTGATACCTGCGTTACAACCGTTAGTTGGAGGGTTGCCGGAATCCTGTCCGGTTATTTTGTTACACAATGGTATGGGCACCACGGAGTGGTTAGTGGAACACTTTCCGCATAATCCGTTGCTGGCCGGGGTAACAAGCTGTGGTGCGCTGAAAAAAGATAGCAATCACATCAGCCACACCGGCTTTGGTGAAACCTGGCTGGGGGCACTTAATCCGGCAGGAGAACAATGGCAAGCGCTGGTGCCGCCACTGGCTGAAGCGCTGGGGCATGCCGGGTGGAGTGAACAGATCAGTGAACGGCAATGGCGCAAGCTGGTGGTTAACGCCATCATTAATCCTCTGACTGCAGCGTATAACCAGCCGAACGGTGTATTGCTTCAGCATCAACACGAAGTCGAAGCACTGTGCCAGGAATTACATCCGCTATTATTACAGCAAGGTTTTAATGAATCCGTCGCTGAGTGGTGCGATCTGGTATTACAGGTCGTGGAACGCACGGCACAGAACTATTCCTCCATGCAGCAAGACCTCGCATACCAGCGTAAAACCGAAATTGACTACATTACCGGTTATTTGCTGCAGCAGGCAGAAAAACAAGGACTTGAACTACCACGGCACCGTGCGCTATACCTGAAAGTCAAAGTATTAGAATCGCAACACACTACTTCATGA
- a CDS encoding YajQ family cyclic di-GMP-binding protein produces MPSFDIVSEVAMNEVQNAVENANREIQTRFDFRGVDASFELNKEEIKMGADADFQLKQMIEILRDKIVKRGMDTSCLDVGDVEHSGKRYFQVVKLKQGIETDVAKKLIKIIKDAKIKVQTAIQGDEIRVTGKKRDDLQEAMALVRQAELGQAFQFTNFRD; encoded by the coding sequence ATGCCGTCTTTTGACATTGTATCTGAAGTCGCGATGAACGAAGTTCAGAACGCCGTAGAAAACGCGAATCGCGAAATACAGACCCGTTTTGATTTCCGTGGCGTTGACGCCTCCTTTGAGTTGAACAAAGAAGAGATCAAAATGGGCGCGGATGCTGATTTCCAGCTGAAACAGATGATTGAAATCCTGCGTGATAAGATTGTGAAACGTGGGATGGACACCAGCTGTCTGGATGTTGGTGATGTTGAACATTCGGGAAAACGTTATTTCCAGGTTGTGAAGCTGAAGCAAGGCATCGAAACCGATGTAGCGAAAAAACTCATCAAAATCATTAAAGACGCCAAAATCAAAGTGCAGACTGCGATTCAGGGCGATGAGATCCGCGTAACCGGTAAAAAGCGTGATGATTTGCAGGAAGCCATGGCGCTGGTGCGTCAGGCTGAACTGGGACAGGCATTCCAGTTTACCAACTTCCGCGACTAA
- a CDS encoding AmpG family muropeptide MFS transporter codes for MPQMHWYQQLFTRRMLICVFTGFSSGLPLYLLLNLVPAWLKTEQIDLKAIGLLSLVQFPYTWKFIWSPLIDRYPILNLGRRRGWMLISQLALIVAIAALGFFSPQTSLWTIAYLAFGVAFFSASQDIVLDAYRREILSDHELGLGNSVHVNAYRIAGLVPGSLSLILADHLPWHWVFPITALFMLPGLMLTLMCKEPASSSVPRTLREAVIEPFHEFIQRQGVQNALLILAFIFLYKLGDSMATSLATPFYQDIGFSKTEIGLIAKHAGLWPSVIGGMLGGIWMLQLGINRALWLFGIVQILAIFGFYWLAGVGHDRVALGFAIGFEAFGVGIGTAAFIAFIARTTDPRYTATQFALFTSLAAVPRTFFNASTGWLVEAMGWQNFFLLCALLAVPGMLLLFKVAPWRAETSE; via the coding sequence ATGCCTCAAATGCACTGGTATCAACAGCTGTTTACCCGTCGGATGCTGATTTGTGTCTTCACCGGCTTCAGTTCGGGTCTTCCTCTGTATCTGCTGCTGAACCTGGTTCCGGCCTGGCTGAAGACAGAGCAAATCGATCTGAAAGCAATTGGCTTATTATCACTGGTACAGTTTCCCTATACCTGGAAATTTATCTGGTCACCGCTGATCGACCGCTACCCCATTCTGAATTTAGGCCGCCGTCGTGGCTGGATGCTGATCTCACAACTGGCATTGATTGTCGCTATTGCGGCGCTGGGTTTTTTCTCGCCACAAACCTCGCTGTGGACGATTGCGTATCTGGCTTTTGGCGTGGCCTTTTTCAGTGCCAGTCAGGATATTGTGCTGGATGCGTATCGTCGCGAGATCTTATCTGATCACGAACTGGGGTTAGGTAACTCGGTGCATGTGAATGCCTACCGGATAGCTGGTTTGGTGCCGGGCTCTTTGTCACTGATTCTGGCCGATCATCTGCCATGGCACTGGGTATTTCCGATCACGGCGTTGTTTATGTTGCCGGGCCTGATGCTGACGTTGATGTGTAAAGAACCGGCGTCGTCGTCGGTACCGCGTACATTACGGGAAGCGGTGATTGAACCATTCCATGAATTTATTCAGCGCCAGGGCGTACAGAATGCACTGTTAATTCTGGCATTTATCTTCCTGTATAAACTCGGTGACAGCATGGCGACGTCGCTGGCAACGCCGTTTTATCAGGATATCGGTTTCAGCAAAACAGAGATTGGTCTGATTGCCAAACATGCGGGGCTCTGGCCCAGTGTGATCGGCGGTATGCTGGGCGGGATCTGGATGTTACAGCTTGGCATCAACCGCGCACTCTGGTTATTTGGCATCGTCCAAATACTGGCGATTTTTGGCTTTTACTGGTTGGCCGGTGTGGGGCATGATCGTGTGGCGTTGGGCTTTGCGATTGGTTTTGAGGCTTTTGGGGTTGGCATCGGCACCGCTGCTTTTATTGCCTTTATTGCCCGCACCACCGACCCGCGTTACACCGCGACCCAGTTTGCGTTGTTCACCAGTCTGGCGGCGGTACCACGCACCTTTTTTAATGCCAGTACCGGCTGGCTAGTCGAAGCAATGGGCTGGCAGAACTTCTTCCTGCTTTGTGCCTTATTGGCCGTTCCGGGCATGTTGCTGTTATTTAAAGTCGCACCGTGGCGAGCTGAAACAAGCGAATAA
- a CDS encoding peptidylprolyl isomerase, translating into MTCRKLALLAALLPGLVWASGPRVEMQTNLGSIVVELEAEKAPKTVANFLSYVDEGSYNNSLFHRVIPGFVAQGGGYNSSFTPLPTHTPVENESTNGLSNRRGTLAMARMSDPNSATRQFYFNLNDNASLDATVQPGYTVFGTVVSGMEVLEKIADEPTSVDPKLRASDVPNNPIIISKVTRLN; encoded by the coding sequence ATGACGTGTCGTAAACTGGCACTGCTGGCCGCCTTACTGCCAGGTTTAGTCTGGGCAAGCGGTCCGCGTGTAGAAATGCAAACTAATCTCGGTAGTATTGTCGTTGAACTGGAAGCTGAAAAAGCGCCGAAAACTGTCGCTAACTTTTTAAGTTACGTCGACGAAGGCAGCTATAACAACTCGCTGTTTCACCGTGTGATCCCCGGCTTTGTGGCACAGGGTGGCGGTTATAATTCCAGTTTCACACCGTTACCAACGCATACTCCGGTAGAAAATGAATCGACCAACGGACTGTCTAACCGCCGCGGCACACTGGCAATGGCGCGTATGAGCGATCCGAATAGTGCGACTCGTCAGTTCTATTTCAATCTGAACGACAATGCATCACTGGATGCGACTGTTCAGCCAGGATACACCGTGTTTGGTACTGTAGTATCCGGCATGGAAGTACTGGAAAAGATTGCCGATGAGCCAACCAGCGTTGATCCGAAATTGCGGGCCAGCGATGTGCCAAACAATCCGATCATCATCAGCAAAGTGACTCGTCTGAACTAA
- a CDS encoding YajG family lipoprotein, translating to MKKIILLLSAILFVGCAASWPQKANLNPVVDDQLDGFYQPGLDVSIDGQDERAGSQIIKIALPESPVTLIPNQVSPHVLLAERLQDGFRQQGLASGNQSNITISIVVEELQATLTKPGVMFNANAKSRIKLTVTNNGNILNKEYNRASSQDSVTRPDIHDLEVLLNEQLSEIMAQALADNQIRGAIKGQF from the coding sequence ATGAAAAAAATAATTTTACTCCTCAGCGCTATATTGTTTGTTGGCTGTGCGGCATCCTGGCCACAGAAAGCCAACCTGAATCCGGTGGTCGATGATCAGCTGGACGGTTTCTATCAGCCAGGCCTTGATGTTTCTATTGATGGTCAGGACGAACGTGCCGGCAGTCAGATCATCAAAATCGCGCTGCCAGAAAGTCCGGTTACGCTGATCCCGAATCAGGTTTCACCTCATGTTCTGCTGGCCGAACGTCTGCAGGATGGCTTCCGCCAACAAGGACTTGCCAGCGGAAATCAGTCCAATATCACCATCAGCATCGTCGTTGAAGAGTTGCAGGCCACGCTGACCAAACCGGGCGTGATGTTTAATGCCAACGCGAAGAGCCGCATTAAGCTGACCGTAACTAACAACGGTAATATTCTGAATAAAGAATATAATCGTGCTTCCTCACAGGATAGCGTGACCCGGCCGGACATTCATGATCTGGAAGTCTTGCTGAACGAGCAGTTGTCTGAAATCATGGCTCAAGCACTGGCTGATAATCAGATCCGTGGTGCAATCAAAGGGCAATTTTAA
- a CDS encoding methyltransferase has translation MNLLNLDTSELTLHRYPSTNDPNLQAWDAADEYLLSELTAEQLQTAAAQGAILILNDSFGALACGLANYQPISICDSLLSQEATRRNWQTNELENHPLHLQDMLAPLPAAPSLVIIKVPKTLAMLEYQLLRLRDVVTPDTRIIAAGKVKEIHNSTLALFEQILGTTKTSLARKKARLIYTQVEDRPAIVNPYPTIWPLDNTDYQIANHANVFARASLDIGARFLLENLPRQKRGVMVDLGCGNGVLGLMALEYNPEAELLFLDESYMAVASSQLNVEQNRPQDLARCRFQVGHSLNGIDSNSIDVILCNPPFHQLQTITDDIAWQMFRDAKRCLKRGGELWIVGNRHLDYHIKLKRLFGGTECIASNSKFVILRTINR, from the coding sequence ATGAACCTGTTGAACCTGGATACGAGTGAGCTAACGCTGCACCGCTACCCTTCTACCAATGATCCCAATCTGCAAGCCTGGGATGCTGCCGATGAATATCTGCTGAGTGAGCTCACTGCCGAACAACTGCAAACGGCTGCAGCCCAAGGCGCGATTCTGATCCTGAATGACAGCTTTGGTGCGCTCGCCTGCGGGCTGGCAAATTATCAGCCAATTTCCATCTGTGATTCGTTGTTAAGTCAGGAAGCTACCCGCCGTAACTGGCAGACCAATGAGCTGGAAAACCACCCCCTGCATCTGCAGGATATGCTGGCACCGTTACCGGCTGCACCATCACTGGTGATCATCAAAGTACCGAAAACACTGGCGATGCTGGAATATCAGCTGCTGCGTCTGCGGGACGTGGTCACACCGGACACCCGCATTATTGCCGCCGGCAAAGTCAAAGAGATCCATAACTCGACACTGGCGCTGTTTGAACAGATCCTGGGTACCACCAAAACGTCGCTGGCCCGGAAAAAAGCGCGTCTGATTTATACGCAAGTCGAAGATCGTCCGGCCATCGTCAATCCTTACCCTACCATCTGGCCGTTAGATAATACCGATTATCAGATCGCCAACCACGCCAATGTGTTCGCCCGTGCCAGTCTGGATATCGGTGCCCGTTTCCTGCTGGAAAACCTGCCACGGCAAAAACGTGGTGTCATGGTCGATCTCGGCTGTGGTAACGGCGTGCTGGGGCTGATGGCGCTGGAATATAACCCGGAAGCTGAACTGCTGTTCCTTGATGAATCCTATATGGCCGTTGCTTCCAGCCAGTTAAATGTTGAACAAAACCGGCCGCAGGATCTGGCTCGTTGCCGTTTTCAGGTAGGTCATTCGCTGAATGGTATCGACAGTAACAGTATCGATGTGATCTTATGTAATCCGCCGTTTCATCAGTTACAAACGATCACCGATGATATTGCCTGGCAGATGTTCAGAGATGCCAAACGCTGTCTGAAACGCGGTGGTGAACTTTGGATCGTCGGTAACCGTCATCTGGATTACCACATCAAACTGAAACGTCTGTTTGGCGGCACGGAATGTATTGCCAGCAACAGTAAATTTGTTATTTTACGCACCATTAACCGATAG
- a CDS encoding DUF3606 domain-containing protein, protein MASKKAKSGHPLDSKTIDTHNKSDYRHWCKELGCTDRELAAAVRAVGGSGAAVREYVESHH, encoded by the coding sequence ATGGCCAGCAAGAAAGCAAAATCGGGTCACCCACTGGATAGCAAAACGATTGATACTCACAACAAGAGCGATTATCGCCACTGGTGTAAAGAACTGGGTTGTACCGATCGGGAACTCGCGGCAGCCGTCCGTGCAGTTGGTGGATCGGGTGCTGCAGTCCGGGAATATGTTGAATCGCATCACTGA
- a CDS encoding BolA family protein, producing the protein MSMQQYIEQTLQQGLKPDWLSVTNESHLHRSSGPDAESHFKVVVVSPVFEGERLVARHRRVNLLLAEALQNSVHALALHTYTPAEWLARGEQLPDSTKCAGH; encoded by the coding sequence ATGTCGATGCAACAATATATTGAACAAACCTTACAACAAGGACTGAAACCTGACTGGTTGTCAGTAACTAACGAAAGTCATTTGCATCGTTCCAGTGGCCCTGATGCAGAAAGTCACTTTAAAGTAGTGGTCGTGAGCCCGGTTTTTGAGGGGGAACGTCTGGTCGCGCGGCATCGCCGGGTAAATTTGTTGTTGGCAGAGGCTTTGCAGAACAGTGTTCATGCGCTGGCGCTGCATACCTATACGCCGGCTGAGTGGCTGGCGCGTGGTGAGCAGTTGCCTGATTCAACTAAATGTGCCGGGCATTAA
- a CDS encoding FAD:protein FMN transferase ApbE, which translates to MSWNKFGIVVLMLTALLGCEKQTAERPMLEIHGRTMGTFYDVKVVGDFPGGQQALQTQVDSLLKHYNDEISTYDPDSALSKFNQQQSTQPFPVSQDMADIVISAVRVGQRTQGVLDVTVGPLVNLWGFGPDKRPIKTPSDEQIVAARARVGIERLHVEVSAEHATLRKDVPDLYVDLSTVGEGLGADKVAEFLEANGVHHYLVEIAGASRSRGVNAKGEPWKLAIQKPTDELEDIQAVIVPDGRAVSTSGSYRNYFELDGKRYSHIIDPVTGKPITHKLVSVTVITSTALEADGLDTALMVMGPEKALDFAREHNLAVYLVSKTDKGFKAEYSAAFEPYLIRSGS; encoded by the coding sequence ATGTCGTGGAATAAATTCGGAATTGTTGTATTGATGCTGACGGCTTTGCTGGGTTGTGAAAAGCAGACAGCTGAACGGCCAATGCTGGAAATTCATGGCCGCACGATGGGCACGTTTTATGATGTCAAAGTCGTCGGTGATTTTCCCGGCGGGCAGCAGGCACTGCAAACGCAGGTGGATAGTCTGCTCAAACATTACAACGATGAAATTTCCACCTATGATCCTGATTCTGCATTATCGAAGTTTAATCAGCAGCAATCCACGCAACCGTTTCCTGTCTCACAGGATATGGCCGACATTGTCATCAGTGCCGTGCGGGTCGGACAACGGACGCAGGGTGTACTGGATGTAACGGTCGGACCGCTGGTGAATCTGTGGGGGTTCGGGCCGGATAAGCGCCCGATCAAAACGCCGTCAGATGAACAGATTGTGGCTGCACGCGCCCGGGTTGGTATTGAACGCCTGCATGTTGAAGTCAGTGCGGAGCATGCCACTTTACGTAAAGATGTTCCTGATCTGTATGTCGATCTTTCCACGGTAGGCGAGGGCCTTGGTGCCGATAAAGTGGCGGAATTTCTTGAAGCGAATGGTGTACATCATTATCTGGTCGAAATAGCGGGCGCTTCACGCAGCCGGGGCGTCAATGCCAAAGGTGAACCCTGGAAACTGGCGATCCAGAAGCCAACCGATGAGCTTGAAGATATTCAGGCGGTTATTGTGCCGGATGGCCGTGCGGTCAGCACTTCCGGTAGTTACCGTAATTATTTCGAACTGGATGGAAAGCGTTATTCGCATATTATCGATCCGGTAACCGGTAAACCGATCACGCATAAGCTGGTGTCAGTAACCGTGATCACTTCCACTGCGCTTGAAGCTGACGGGCTGGATACCGCTCTGATGGTGATGGGGCCTGAAAAAGCGCTGGATTTTGCCAGAGAGCACAATCTGGCGGTCTATCTGGTGAGTAAAACGGACAAAGGCTTTAAAGCGGAATATTCGGCTGCTTTTGAACCCTACCTGATAAGATCAGGTTCCTGA
- a CDS encoding aldo/keto reductase: protein MMISRVDAAPGGFQLSEFIQGYWRLAEWNMSAAQRLDFLKQHLELGITSVDHADIYGNYSCEQLFGEALALEPSLRQQLEIVTKCDIKLLSAKYPQRTVKHYDTSAAHIFASVETSLKNLNTDYLDLLLIHRPDPLMNADEVAETFVQLKASGKVRHFGVSNFTPYQFDLLQSRLGFSLVTNQVEVNPVNMFALDDGTLDQMQMKRIRPMIWSALGGGSVFTAQTEQANRLRTVLSNISEELGGAGLDQVIYAWLLKLPSQPLPIIGSGNIARVRAAVAAKELSLTREQWFQIWEASKGHEVA, encoded by the coding sequence ATCATGATTTCACGTGTAGACGCGGCACCCGGTGGTTTTCAGTTATCAGAGTTTATTCAGGGATACTGGCGATTAGCTGAATGGAATATGTCAGCTGCGCAGCGGTTAGATTTTCTGAAACAACACCTCGAACTCGGTATCACCTCCGTTGACCATGCAGATATTTATGGCAATTACAGCTGTGAACAGCTGTTTGGTGAAGCACTGGCACTGGAACCCTCTCTGCGTCAGCAGCTGGAAATCGTGACTAAATGCGATATCAAGCTGTTATCCGCTAAATATCCGCAACGTACCGTTAAACACTATGACACCTCTGCCGCACATATCTTTGCATCGGTTGAAACGTCATTAAAAAATCTGAACACGGATTATCTTGATCTGCTGCTGATCCATCGTCCTGATCCGCTGATGAATGCGGATGAAGTGGCAGAAACGTTTGTTCAGCTGAAAGCGAGTGGCAAAGTGCGTCATTTCGGGGTGTCTAATTTCACGCCTTATCAGTTTGATCTGCTGCAATCCCGTCTGGGTTTTTCACTGGTAACGAATCAGGTTGAAGTGAATCCGGTCAATATGTTTGCCCTGGATGATGGCACGTTAGATCAAATGCAGATGAAACGTATCCGTCCGATGATCTGGTCTGCACTGGGTGGCGGCTCTGTTTTTACCGCTCAGACAGAACAGGCAAATCGTCTGCGCACCGTCTTAAGTAACATCAGCGAAGAGCTGGGTGGGGCAGGTCTTGATCAGGTGATTTATGCCTGGTTGTTAAAACTGCCATCTCAGCCATTGCCAATCATTGGTTCCGGTAATATCGCACGGGTCCGTGCTGCGGTAGCAGCCAAAGAACTCTCCCTGACGCGTGAACAGTGGTTCCAGATCTGGGAAGCGTCAAAAGGTCACGAAGTCGCATAA
- the dinB gene encoding DNA polymerase IV: MRKIIHVDMDCFFAAVEMRDNPALVSLPLAIGGSAERRGVIATCNYVARRYGVRSAMATAYALRLCPRLVLLPGRMALYSEVSRQVMRIFARYSQIIEQVSIDEAYLDVSDSTLFQGSATRIAEAIRADIRQELQLTASAGVAPNKFLAKIASEQNKPDGLFVLSPAGVPPFVRQLALSKIPGIGGKTAERLVQLGLHTCADVQQFPRRQLLYLLGKTGLMLLERAYGIDERPLQTSRERKSVGVETTFPIDIVQEEQGHAMLPELLAELSKRLQRREWQGQIARQGVKIKFSDFHQTTVERSVNRFSPQLYDELLHEAWLRGGGKPVRLVGISIGLPEAANVLQLPLDLQ, encoded by the coding sequence ATGAGAAAAATTATCCATGTCGACATGGACTGCTTTTTTGCGGCTGTGGAGATGCGTGACAATCCGGCGCTGGTGTCTCTGCCGCTGGCTATTGGCGGCTCAGCAGAACGCCGCGGCGTAATCGCTACCTGTAATTATGTTGCCCGTCGTTATGGTGTTCGTTCTGCCATGGCGACGGCATATGCCCTGCGGCTGTGTCCGCGCCTGGTGCTGCTGCCCGGGCGGATGGCGTTATATAGTGAAGTTTCACGTCAGGTGATGCGGATCTTCGCCCGCTATAGTCAAATCATCGAACAGGTTTCTATTGATGAAGCCTATCTGGATGTTTCCGACAGTACCCTGTTTCAGGGGAGTGCAACCCGTATTGCAGAAGCAATCCGTGCCGACATTCGTCAGGAACTGCAACTGACGGCCTCGGCGGGTGTGGCGCCGAATAAATTTCTCGCCAAAATTGCTTCTGAACAGAATAAACCGGACGGTCTGTTTGTCTTGTCACCGGCAGGTGTGCCGCCGTTTGTCCGGCAACTGGCGTTATCAAAAATTCCCGGTATTGGTGGTAAAACCGCGGAGCGGCTGGTACAGCTGGGGTTACATACCTGCGCAGACGTACAGCAATTCCCACGCCGGCAATTATTATATCTGTTGGGTAAAACCGGGCTGATGTTGCTGGAACGGGCTTATGGTATTGATGAGCGACCGTTACAGACTTCACGGGAACGTAAATCCGTGGGTGTCGAAACTACGTTTCCAATCGATATTGTGCAGGAAGAGCAGGGGCATGCGATGTTGCCTGAACTGCTGGCTGAGCTGTCAAAACGGCTGCAACGCCGGGAATGGCAGGGCCAGATTGCCCGGCAGGGGGTGAAAATCAAATTCTCTGATTTCCATCAGACGACAGTCGAACGCTCGGTAAACCGTTTTTCTCCACAGCTATATGATGAACTGCTGCATGAGGCCTGGTTACGTGGTGGTGGTAAGCCTGTGCGGCTGGTGGGGATCAGTATTGGTCTGCCGGAAGCTGCGAATGTATTGCAGCTTCCGTTAGATTTACAGTAA
- a CDS encoding aminoacyl-histidine dipeptidase — MSELLRLSPSHLWFFFDKFCQIPRPSKHEAALSQWIQNWATAQGIMIKVDPVGNLILKKPATPGFENRKGVILQAHIDMVPQANADTKHDFTRDPIQAYVDGEWVRARGTTLGADNGIGAAACLAALADNTVQHGPLEVLLTVDEEAGMGGAFGLQAGWLDGEILLNTDSEQDAEAYMGCAGGVDANIRFHFTHETTPANLQAFRLQVRGLRGGHSGVNIHQDRGNANKLLSRLLLDLQTENIRLASIAGGTLRNAIPREAEAVILVEPARLHAVQQLVAERAAVLQAELKEVDSNLQIEILPTELPQACFSQPDQQRLLQMLLACPNGVIRMSHAIEGVVETSTNLGVIQTTEEGVYIQCLIRSLNDEGRHYVQQMTASLCTLAGADCQFDGAYPGWAPDPTSPALALLRQKHEELFGELPKLMVIHAGLECGLFKAQYPHWDMVSFGPTIQGAHSPDERVHIPAVARFWQLLVAMLAAIPEKQS, encoded by the coding sequence ATGAGTGAATTACTGCGACTCTCACCTTCGCATTTGTGGTTCTTTTTCGATAAGTTCTGTCAGATCCCGCGTCCATCAAAACATGAAGCTGCGCTGAGTCAATGGATTCAGAATTGGGCAACGGCGCAAGGTATCATGATTAAGGTTGATCCAGTTGGTAACCTGATCCTGAAAAAACCGGCAACCCCCGGATTTGAAAACCGTAAAGGAGTGATCCTGCAGGCGCATATCGATATGGTGCCGCAGGCCAATGCCGATACCAAACATGATTTCACCCGCGATCCGATTCAGGCATACGTCGACGGCGAATGGGTACGCGCACGCGGTACGACACTGGGTGCTGATAACGGTATCGGCGCGGCCGCTTGTCTGGCTGCTCTTGCTGATAACACGGTACAGCATGGTCCGCTGGAAGTTCTGCTGACCGTTGATGAAGAAGCCGGTATGGGTGGCGCTTTCGGTTTACAGGCCGGCTGGCTGGATGGTGAAATTCTGCTGAATACCGATTCCGAACAGGATGCCGAAGCCTATATGGGCTGTGCCGGTGGTGTGGATGCCAATATTCGATTCCATTTCACGCATGAAACGACACCGGCCAATCTGCAGGCCTTCCGTTTACAGGTCAGAGGGCTGCGTGGCGGTCATTCCGGTGTCAATATTCATCAGGATCGCGGTAATGCCAACAAGCTGCTGAGCCGTTTATTGCTGGATCTGCAGACAGAAAATATCCGTCTGGCAAGTATTGCCGGTGGCACACTGCGTAACGCCATCCCGCGTGAAGCGGAAGCCGTGATTCTGGTCGAACCGGCCCGTCTTCACGCTGTTCAGCAGTTAGTGGCTGAACGAGCTGCCGTATTACAAGCTGAACTGAAAGAGGTGGATAGCAACCTGCAGATCGAAATTCTGCCGACGGAATTGCCTCAGGCGTGCTTCAGTCAGCCAGATCAGCAACGTCTGCTGCAGATGTTGCTGGCCTGCCCGAATGGCGTGATCCGCATGAGCCATGCCATTGAAGGTGTGGTGGAAACGTCAACCAACCTTGGTGTGATCCAGACTACGGAAGAGGGTGTTTATATCCAGTGCCTGATCCGTTCACTGAATGACGAAGGTCGTCATTATGTGCAGCAGATGACCGCTTCGTTATGTACGCTGGCGGGAGCAGATTGTCAGTTCGATGGCGCTTACCCGGGCTGGGCACCGGATCCAACGTCTCCGGCCCTGGCTTTGTTGCGTCAGAAACATGAAGAATTGTTTGGCGAATTACCGAAACTGATGGTGATCCATGCCGGGCTGGAGTGCGGTCTGTTCAAGGCACAATATCCACACTGGGACATGGTCTCCTTTGGCCCGACCATTCAGGGCGCACATTCGCCGGATGAGCGGGTACACATTCCTGCGGTAGCGCGTTTCTGGCAATTGCTGGTCGCGATGCTGGCGGCGATCCCGGAAAAGCAATCCTGA